Proteins encoded together in one Planctopirus ephydatiae window:
- a CDS encoding tRNA-binding protein: MRQELITWEDFEQVELRVGTIVEVFDFPEARKPAYRLTIDFGETIGLKKSSAQITTRYEKEQLLGKQVIGVVNFPVKQIGPVRSECLVTGFYHPDGSVILAVPDQAVPNGSKLG; the protein is encoded by the coding sequence ATGCGACAAGAATTGATCACCTGGGAAGATTTTGAGCAGGTCGAACTTCGTGTGGGAACGATCGTCGAAGTCTTCGATTTTCCCGAAGCTCGAAAGCCGGCTTATCGATTGACCATCGACTTTGGCGAGACCATTGGGCTGAAGAAATCGAGCGCCCAGATCACAACCCGGTATGAGAAAGAGCAACTTCTCGGAAAGCAGGTCATTGGCGTTGTCAATTTTCCTGTGAAACAGATCGGCCCAGTCCGGTCGGAATGTCTGGTCACAGGATTTTACCATCCCGATGGATCGGTCATTCTCGCTGTTCCTGATCAAGCGGTGCCGAATGGCTCCAAACTCGGCTGA
- a CDS encoding adenylate kinase family protein yields the protein MSDDRYPTILLFGAPGVGKGTQGTILGQIPGFFHLACGDVFRSLNIRSPEGREIYDHSSRGELVPDELTVRVWNKALLGHIAVSRFRPPEEILILDGIPRTVTQAEILNSTINVLKVIHLICADHEQMIDRIKRRAIRENRADDASEEVIRRRFEVYRRESDPVINCYDSDKVAFVDALQRPSKVLSDILQILIPVQADWLKSLDETP from the coding sequence ATGTCCGATGATCGATATCCCACTATTCTTTTGTTCGGTGCCCCAGGTGTGGGGAAAGGGACGCAAGGCACAATTCTGGGTCAGATTCCCGGGTTCTTTCATCTGGCCTGTGGCGATGTTTTCCGTTCGCTCAACATCCGCTCTCCTGAAGGCCGGGAAATCTATGACCACAGTTCGCGCGGCGAACTCGTTCCGGATGAATTGACAGTCCGCGTCTGGAATAAGGCGCTCCTGGGGCACATTGCTGTCTCACGTTTTCGACCGCCCGAAGAAATTCTGATTCTGGATGGAATTCCCAGAACGGTGACTCAGGCGGAAATTCTCAACTCAACGATCAACGTCCTGAAGGTCATTCATCTTATCTGTGCTGATCATGAACAGATGATTGACCGCATTAAACGCCGGGCCATCCGTGAAAACCGGGCCGACGACGCTTCGGAAGAGGTGATCCGGCGACGCTTCGAGGTCTACCGCCGCGAAAGCGACCCTGTGATTAATTGTTACGACTCGGACAAAGTGGCATTCGTGGATGCTTTGCAGAGACCATCAAAAGTCTTGTCAGATATTCTGCAGATTCTCATTCCCGTACAGGCTGACTGGCTCAAATCACTGGACGAGACACCGTAA
- a CDS encoding cation:proton antiporter — protein MEIPSSNPPAHSALKINVWKFWATYLVTIVVAIFIVVIICQTGEQLLVNRSHSVNSISDEPQDLTTAKPQGHAVHLVAQLMFAMATVLLVGRCLGQVCQWLNQPAVIGEVLAGIALGPSLLGAIFPPATATLFPDTVMPALGVIAQFGVILYMLNVGLEFDISALRSKGHQSLAISHGSIILPMILGCMAAMGLYPSLAGEDASFTPFVLFVGVSLSITAFPVLARILADRGMSQTPLGVMALTCAAADDVTAWCLLAIVIGIVQSTAADAIWVVSCAVIFCLVMLLAFKPLLTRMTTPSTLVGPQNSAASATVESRTSSKVIFLLAMGLISAGITDMIGIHALFGAFLFGALISHQSAAGKGLASLLNSFAPVMLPAFFAITGLRTQIGLLSSFADIFICLTLIALAILGKFGGSYLAARWTNVSHFDALRIGSLMNTRGLMELIVLNLGLDLGVLSPKLFTMLVIMAIVTTMMTGPWLAWIDRKEKSSPPSLN, from the coding sequence ATGGAGATTCCATCCAGCAATCCTCCGGCTCACAGCGCGTTAAAGATCAACGTGTGGAAATTCTGGGCCACCTATCTGGTCACGATTGTCGTCGCCATCTTCATTGTGGTCATCATCTGCCAGACTGGCGAACAGCTGCTGGTGAATCGCAGTCATTCAGTCAACAGTATCTCCGACGAACCTCAGGACTTAACCACCGCCAAACCTCAGGGACATGCCGTTCATCTGGTGGCACAACTGATGTTCGCCATGGCTACGGTTTTACTGGTCGGTCGCTGCCTGGGTCAGGTGTGCCAATGGTTGAATCAGCCGGCTGTGATTGGTGAAGTTCTTGCCGGCATTGCCCTGGGCCCATCACTGCTCGGAGCCATTTTCCCACCCGCTACAGCCACGCTCTTTCCTGACACAGTCATGCCAGCCCTCGGTGTGATTGCCCAATTCGGCGTGATCCTGTACATGCTGAACGTGGGCCTGGAGTTCGACATCTCAGCACTTCGTTCGAAAGGCCATCAGTCCCTCGCCATTTCTCATGGAAGCATTATTCTCCCCATGATTCTCGGCTGCATGGCTGCAATGGGCCTTTATCCTTCACTGGCTGGTGAGGACGCCAGTTTTACTCCCTTTGTCTTATTTGTGGGTGTCAGTCTTTCGATTACGGCTTTTCCTGTCCTGGCTCGCATTCTCGCCGATCGCGGGATGTCACAGACTCCGCTAGGTGTCATGGCACTCACTTGTGCCGCTGCGGATGATGTAACCGCCTGGTGTCTATTGGCGATTGTGATTGGCATCGTCCAATCGACTGCGGCCGATGCCATCTGGGTGGTCAGCTGTGCCGTCATCTTCTGTTTAGTGATGCTGCTGGCCTTTAAGCCCTTGTTAACCCGCATGACAACACCATCGACTCTGGTCGGGCCCCAGAATTCTGCTGCATCAGCCACAGTCGAAAGCCGCACTTCAAGCAAGGTGATCTTCCTGCTGGCCATGGGGCTCATCTCGGCTGGAATCACTGATATGATCGGGATTCATGCACTTTTTGGTGCGTTTCTATTCGGTGCCCTGATCTCGCACCAATCGGCCGCAGGGAAGGGACTCGCCAGTCTGCTCAACTCCTTCGCACCTGTCATGCTCCCCGCGTTTTTCGCCATCACGGGTCTGCGCACACAAATCGGTCTGCTCTCCTCATTCGCCGATATTTTTATCTGTCTGACGCTCATCGCCTTGGCAATTCTGGGAAAATTCGGCGGCAGCTATCTGGCGGCTCGCTGGACGAACGTTTCGCACTTCGATGCATTGCGCATTGGTTCGCTGATGAACACCCGCGGGTTGATGGAGTTGATCGTCTTGAATCTGGGCCTCGATCTGGGGGTCCTTTCTCCGAAACTGTTCACCATGCTGGTCATCATGGCTATTGTCACCACGATGATGACCGGCCCTTGGCTCGCATGGATCGACCGGAAAGAAAAATCCAGTCCGCCATCCCTCAATTGA
- a CDS encoding Uma2 family endonuclease: MTTLLGSKLLSADEYGRLDNDGRLTELVRGRVVEINRPFTSHGFYLSRINALLWSYVQKHNLGRVVGGDAGVVTQHDPDTVRGPDLAYYSYQRIPAGSLPEGYWPASPELVIEIRSQSDRWKDILQKVAEYLNANVLTVAVIDPSSRHVHVYSADQEARILTSADLLTFSDLLPGFEIVVGSLFE; this comes from the coding sequence ATGACAACACTGCTGGGCTCAAAACTACTCTCCGCAGACGAATACGGCCGACTGGATAACGACGGCCGGTTGACAGAACTTGTCCGTGGGAGAGTTGTCGAGATCAATCGTCCGTTCACATCGCATGGCTTTTACTTAAGTCGGATCAACGCCCTCCTGTGGTCTTATGTGCAGAAACATAACTTGGGGCGGGTCGTCGGAGGTGATGCGGGGGTCGTGACACAACACGATCCCGATACTGTACGTGGCCCGGATCTCGCCTATTACAGCTATCAACGAATCCCGGCAGGTTCATTACCAGAGGGATACTGGCCAGCCAGTCCCGAACTGGTCATCGAGATTCGCTCTCAGAGCGACCGCTGGAAAGACATCCTGCAAAAGGTGGCTGAGTACCTGAATGCTAATGTTCTCACAGTGGCCGTCATCGACCCCAGCTCCAGACATGTCCATGTTTATTCAGCCGATCAGGAAGCCAGGATTTTGACCAGTGCCGACCTTTTAACCTTCTCCGATCTCCTGCCCGGCTTCGAAATTGTCGTGGGCAGTCTGTTTGAATAA
- a CDS encoding SET domain-containing protein — translation MPAWYEIIRVGKVPYGKGVFAIRTIAAGETIGKVTGKVIEDPEYTSTYCIDLGDGVKSLEPRGPFRYLNHCCEPNAKLFLHETVYEDGTPGPTEVTVEALRMIEPEEEVRIDYAWDIVGAIPCLCGASECRGWIVDPEQLPKLLKKQKKLTERAKAPQNTK, via the coding sequence ATGCCGGCTTGGTATGAGATTATTCGAGTAGGTAAAGTTCCTTACGGGAAAGGTGTCTTTGCCATCCGGACGATTGCCGCAGGTGAGACGATCGGCAAGGTCACCGGAAAAGTGATCGAAGATCCGGAGTACACTTCGACTTATTGCATCGATCTGGGAGATGGGGTCAAGTCGTTAGAGCCACGAGGGCCCTTTCGCTATTTGAATCATTGCTGCGAGCCCAATGCGAAATTGTTTCTGCATGAGACTGTCTATGAAGACGGCACACCTGGCCCCACGGAAGTGACAGTCGAGGCCCTTCGCATGATTGAGCCCGAGGAAGAAGTCCGAATTGACTACGCCTGGGACATCGTCGGCGCAATTCCTTGCTTATGCGGCGCCAGCGAATGCAGGGGTTGGATTGTCGATCCCGAGCAGCTTCCCAAGTTATTGAAAAAGCAGAAAAAACTGACGGAACGTGCCAAGGCTCCACAAAACACGAAGTAA
- a CDS encoding ABC transporter permease, whose product MTTENRQLQANYLRVLMVFVRNALVRELSFRSNFMITLFSRLFWFAAQIVMFDLIFRVVPQINEWTRAEYFGFMATGMLINAIVEAIFMPNCANFSEMIRTGSLDFALLKPIDTQFLVSFEKMDLSMANQIVFASGLLGYAIYQNGVWPSGWVLVIYPLLLLSAVAFFYSLMLALAASSIWLGRNQGLLDFWFYVTVFARYPASIYSGSPIGELIRFTFQFVIPILLVVTVPAQVVMSMITAPSLWTLLTLVAAGFSLLCSRWIFQFALTQYRSASS is encoded by the coding sequence ATGACAACTGAAAATCGGCAGCTCCAGGCCAACTATCTGCGAGTGCTGATGGTCTTCGTCCGCAATGCTCTGGTGCGTGAACTCTCGTTTCGCAGCAACTTCATGATCACGTTGTTCTCGCGACTTTTCTGGTTTGCGGCTCAAATCGTGATGTTCGATCTGATATTTCGCGTCGTCCCGCAAATCAACGAGTGGACGAGAGCCGAATACTTTGGCTTTATGGCCACAGGCATGCTGATCAACGCGATTGTCGAGGCGATCTTCATGCCCAATTGTGCCAACTTCAGCGAGATGATCCGCACGGGGTCACTCGATTTTGCCTTACTCAAGCCGATTGATACCCAGTTCCTCGTCTCTTTTGAAAAAATGGATCTCTCCATGGCGAACCAGATTGTGTTCGCCAGCGGGTTACTGGGCTATGCGATCTATCAGAATGGTGTCTGGCCCTCGGGATGGGTGCTGGTAATCTATCCGTTACTGCTGCTCTCGGCTGTCGCCTTTTTCTACAGCCTCATGCTGGCACTGGCAGCGTCCAGTATCTGGCTGGGCAGAAACCAGGGTCTGCTCGATTTCTGGTTCTATGTGACCGTCTTTGCTCGCTACCCGGCCAGCATTTACAGCGGTTCGCCGATTGGAGAACTCATACGGTTCACATTCCAGTTCGTGATTCCCATTCTGCTGGTTGTGACTGTCCCCGCGCAGGTCGTCATGTCCATGATTACGGCACCATCCCTGTGGACGTTATTGACCTTAGTAGCTGCTGGATTTTCGCTCTTATGTTCGCGCTGGATATTTCAGTTCGCACTGACCCAGTATCGCAGTGCCAGTTCTTGA
- the rpsD gene encoding 30S ribosomal protein S4: MGRYTGPKGRVNRRLGAIVFENAGAIRALERRNTPPGMAERRRKLSAYGTAHFEKQKIKYYYGLREAQLRKYFEMARAKKGNTGEFLLLTCERRLDNIVRRAGFTKSRLQARQGIVHRHFQLNGHTVDIPSILVKPGDVITLRNRPNVKELYADLVESASLPSVDWLAVDRSGFEIRVMALPTATDISLPVEIGLVVALMSR, translated from the coding sequence ATGGGTCGTTATACGGGTCCTAAGGGACGTGTGAATCGTCGGTTGGGTGCAATCGTTTTCGAAAATGCCGGTGCCATTCGTGCGCTGGAGCGTCGTAATACTCCGCCAGGTATGGCCGAGCGGAGAAGAAAACTGTCAGCCTACGGGACAGCTCACTTCGAAAAGCAGAAGATCAAGTATTACTACGGCTTGCGTGAAGCACAGCTCCGTAAATACTTCGAAATGGCCCGCGCCAAGAAGGGGAATACCGGAGAGTTTCTCCTCCTGACCTGTGAGCGTCGTCTGGATAATATTGTCCGTCGCGCTGGCTTCACCAAGAGCCGCCTCCAGGCACGCCAGGGGATTGTGCACCGTCACTTCCAGTTGAATGGCCACACCGTTGACATTCCGTCAATTCTGGTCAAGCCAGGCGACGTGATCACTCTGCGGAACCGTCCAAACGTTAAAGAACTTTATGCCGACCTCGTCGAGAGTGCCTCTCTTCCTTCAGTCGACTGGCTGGCTGTTGATCGCAGCGGGTTTGAGATCCGCGTCATGGCTCTGCCGACAGCTACTGACATCAGTTTGCCCGTCGAGATTGGTCTCGTCGTCGCCCTCATGTCACGGTAA
- the rimO gene encoding 30S ribosomal protein S12 methylthiotransferase RimO: MQLPIISLDETHSLPQASTGPQTNSKGTYAFVSLGCPKNLVDSERMLGTLSEEGYSLVPDPEGADFVVINTCGFIDSAREESKSVIREMLQLKSHGGTRGVIVAGCLPERMGGALLQEIPEIDHVMGVFSREEIGKVADRMVGGAREQREVFRPAPIRAMDDRLRLRVTPKHFAYLKISEGCDRTCTFCAIPKMRGKHITKPIEMVIQEARELAADGVKELILVAQDTTYYGLDLYGRVRLAELLREVERVEGIQWIRLMYLYPIHFTDDLIDTIAGSGKILPYLDLPLQHINDTMLRRMQRRTNRAATVELLDKLQDRIANLTIRTTFITGFPGETDAQFEELCQFVDEGRFARLGAFTYSYEPGTPAVRLPDHLPEDVKAARRDRLMEIQQPHAFAFADQWIGYELDAVLDRKIDDQTWLGRCFFDAPDIDANVFVTGENLRAGQMIPVEITARDGYDLRAVAIPNDVDLPAGD, from the coding sequence ATGCAGTTGCCGATCATCTCGCTCGACGAAACGCACAGCTTGCCACAAGCCAGCACTGGCCCGCAAACCAACTCGAAAGGGACCTACGCCTTCGTCAGCCTGGGTTGCCCTAAAAATCTGGTCGATAGCGAGCGCATGCTCGGCACACTCTCCGAGGAAGGCTACTCGCTGGTTCCTGATCCCGAAGGAGCAGATTTCGTCGTCATCAATACTTGCGGCTTCATCGACAGTGCCCGCGAAGAATCAAAATCGGTCATTCGCGAAATGCTCCAGCTCAAGTCTCACGGCGGAACTCGTGGTGTCATCGTCGCTGGCTGTCTGCCAGAACGTATGGGTGGCGCACTCCTGCAGGAAATCCCGGAGATCGACCATGTCATGGGTGTCTTCAGCCGGGAAGAAATTGGCAAAGTCGCCGATCGAATGGTCGGTGGAGCACGCGAACAACGCGAAGTTTTCCGTCCAGCCCCCATCCGGGCCATGGATGACCGATTGCGTTTAAGAGTCACTCCCAAACACTTTGCATATTTGAAAATCTCAGAAGGTTGTGATCGGACTTGTACCTTCTGTGCCATTCCTAAAATGCGTGGGAAGCACATCACTAAGCCAATCGAGATGGTCATTCAGGAAGCTCGGGAGCTGGCTGCGGATGGCGTCAAAGAACTGATTCTTGTGGCCCAGGATACGACCTACTATGGACTCGATCTGTATGGTCGAGTGCGTCTGGCAGAACTGCTTCGAGAGGTGGAAAGAGTCGAGGGCATTCAGTGGATCCGCCTGATGTACCTTTACCCGATTCACTTCACGGATGATCTCATTGATACCATTGCCGGCTCAGGCAAGATTCTGCCTTATCTCGATCTCCCCTTGCAGCACATTAACGACACGATGCTGCGGAGAATGCAGCGGCGCACGAATCGGGCTGCCACAGTGGAATTACTCGATAAACTTCAGGATCGGATTGCGAATCTTACGATCCGTACCACCTTCATCACTGGCTTCCCGGGAGAGACCGATGCCCAGTTTGAAGAACTCTGCCAGTTTGTCGATGAAGGTCGCTTTGCCAGATTAGGAGCGTTCACCTATTCCTATGAGCCCGGAACACCAGCCGTGCGACTCCCCGATCATCTTCCCGAAGATGTCAAAGCAGCCCGGCGTGATCGACTCATGGAAATTCAGCAGCCGCATGCGTTTGCTTTTGCTGATCAATGGATCGGCTATGAACTCGACGCCGTTCTCGACCGCAAGATCGATGACCAGACCTGGCTGGGCCGCTGCTTTTTCGATGCGCCGGATATCGATGCCAATGTCTTCGTGACTGGTGAAAACCTGCGCGCCGGGCAGATGATTCCCGTCGAGATTACGGCTCGCGACGGTTACGACTTGCGCGCAGTCGCTATCCCGAATGACGTCGATCTTCCAGCCGGCGATTAA
- a CDS encoding NfeD family protein — protein sequence MTPKAGFAAVDPVPGAPPREDAPIPEGSGAKSSGAEAKSPSAPLIPQGVAPAEKDGLSIANGNAPLAGQPLAGQPLGQFVRVTAPINDVVFNQITGTAQKLQATATAENRPAVMVLEIEPGVSPPHQVQGLVRFLLSAQTPRVRFVAWVPQTVTGRQAMVALACQDVVMKPDAELGDLGRGEKLPEEDQQLLQMIASRRVNPRVSSAVLSSLTSREAVLWKVTVEKPGAGGEKGTDIRFVDAEELKQLQASQAVILETQRLKEAGLVGRFSGETLRSWGMVCTQTAENKTEVADLYHLPKESMRMRPAEEQQKVGIIRLDGVINQMNGSFLRRQIARYQAQGIELLIIEIDSPGGLATVSSELAELVASLSEEKIRTVAWIPRQAISGAAMVALGCDEIYMAPNAKMGDVQPIEARPGEAFERVPDKVMTVIRATLLALAKQKGRPEAIAAAMADRGTRVFRMREKSSGRVWFMTEEEAEAAGDLWERGPQLEETRGEMVITLTAPRAVELKMADGIVPDLDALKEKLGISADLRLQPIKPSWVDSLVFVLNTTPMKVLLLMVALGALYLEAHFFTGILSILSATSFTLFFWAAFLGGTANWLEVSLFLLGVVLIAMEIFVIPGFGVTGISGILLVLTSLVMAIESFRHVDAWGASINIAHGLGTISAAMVGVMIFGFFVSKYLPNLPWMEAMILAPPGGAGAIEATGRPRLRHDELQAISADLLGAHGVATTVLRPSGKARVGQQILDVVSDGGFVQPGTLVEVISVDGVRIVVRPSESHPV from the coding sequence TTGACACCAAAGGCAGGATTTGCTGCCGTCGATCCAGTGCCTGGCGCACCACCTCGTGAAGACGCACCAATTCCTGAGGGTTCAGGTGCGAAAAGTTCAGGTGCTGAAGCTAAGTCTCCCAGTGCACCACTCATCCCTCAGGGTGTGGCCCCCGCGGAAAAAGATGGATTATCAATTGCCAATGGAAATGCTCCTCTCGCTGGTCAACCACTGGCTGGTCAACCACTGGGGCAGTTCGTCCGTGTGACAGCACCAATCAACGATGTGGTCTTCAATCAGATCACCGGGACAGCACAAAAACTCCAGGCGACAGCCACTGCTGAGAATCGCCCAGCGGTGATGGTGCTCGAAATCGAGCCGGGAGTCAGCCCACCGCATCAGGTGCAGGGGCTGGTTCGTTTCCTGCTTTCGGCACAGACCCCGCGTGTGCGATTTGTGGCGTGGGTTCCCCAGACAGTGACCGGTCGGCAGGCGATGGTCGCACTGGCCTGCCAGGATGTTGTCATGAAGCCAGATGCCGAGTTGGGAGACTTAGGTCGTGGCGAGAAATTACCCGAGGAAGATCAGCAACTCTTGCAGATGATTGCCTCCCGGCGGGTCAACCCGCGCGTAAGTTCAGCCGTCTTGTCGAGTCTGACCAGTCGGGAAGCAGTACTGTGGAAGGTGACTGTCGAAAAACCGGGTGCTGGTGGTGAAAAAGGGACAGACATCCGTTTTGTCGATGCGGAAGAACTAAAACAGCTCCAGGCATCGCAAGCCGTCATTCTGGAAACTCAGCGGCTCAAAGAAGCCGGTCTGGTGGGGCGATTCAGCGGTGAAACTTTGCGAAGCTGGGGCATGGTTTGCACACAGACAGCCGAGAACAAGACCGAAGTGGCCGATCTTTACCATCTGCCCAAAGAATCCATGCGGATGAGGCCGGCAGAAGAGCAGCAGAAGGTGGGGATCATTCGACTGGATGGTGTCATTAACCAGATGAATGGTTCCTTTCTGCGTCGGCAAATTGCCAGATATCAGGCCCAGGGGATCGAACTGCTGATTATCGAAATTGACTCGCCCGGGGGACTGGCGACCGTCAGTTCTGAGTTGGCCGAACTGGTAGCCAGTCTCTCCGAAGAGAAGATCCGGACAGTGGCGTGGATTCCCCGGCAGGCGATCAGTGGTGCCGCCATGGTCGCACTGGGCTGCGATGAAATCTACATGGCTCCAAATGCCAAGATGGGGGATGTACAGCCGATTGAAGCTCGCCCGGGAGAAGCCTTTGAACGTGTTCCCGATAAAGTGATGACCGTGATCAGGGCCACGTTGCTGGCACTCGCGAAGCAAAAAGGGCGGCCCGAAGCCATTGCTGCCGCCATGGCTGACCGGGGAACGCGAGTGTTCCGCATGCGGGAAAAATCTTCGGGACGTGTGTGGTTTATGACAGAAGAAGAGGCCGAAGCCGCTGGCGATTTGTGGGAACGAGGGCCACAACTCGAAGAGACTCGCGGCGAAATGGTGATCACGCTCACGGCGCCACGCGCTGTTGAACTCAAAATGGCAGACGGCATTGTGCCGGATCTGGATGCCCTCAAGGAAAAACTGGGGATTTCCGCAGACCTCAGGCTCCAGCCGATCAAACCCAGTTGGGTCGATTCACTGGTCTTTGTGTTGAATACCACCCCCATGAAGGTTCTGCTGTTGATGGTGGCACTGGGGGCACTTTACCTCGAAGCTCACTTCTTCACCGGGATTTTGAGTATTCTCTCCGCCACGAGCTTTACGCTGTTTTTCTGGGCTGCGTTTCTGGGAGGAACAGCCAACTGGCTCGAAGTTTCGCTCTTCCTCCTGGGAGTGGTGTTGATTGCTATGGAGATTTTCGTGATACCAGGATTTGGAGTCACCGGGATCTCAGGGATCCTTCTGGTGCTGACTTCGCTGGTCATGGCCATTGAATCGTTTCGCCATGTCGATGCCTGGGGGGCCTCCATCAATATCGCTCATGGATTGGGCACCATCTCGGCTGCGATGGTGGGTGTGATGATCTTTGGATTTTTCGTGAGCAAGTACCTCCCGAACCTCCCCTGGATGGAAGCCATGATCCTGGCACCTCCGGGTGGCGCAGGGGCAATCGAAGCCACAGGCAGGCCTCGTTTGCGCCATGACGAACTCCAGGCAATCTCTGCAGACTTGCTGGGAGCTCATGGTGTGGCCACCACTGTGCTAAGGCCCTCTGGTAAGGCTCGAGTCGGGCAGCAGATTCTGGATGTGGTCAGTGATGGCGGCTTTGTTCAACCGGGAACTCTCGTCGAAGTCATTTCTGTCGATGGAGTGCGGATCGTCGTTCGACCTTCAGAAAGTCACCCGGTGTAA
- the purM gene encoding phosphoribosylformylglycinamidine cyclo-ligase, with translation MASLTYESAGVDLKLYDEAMKRLPALMARTHTPRVVAINDAFGGLFRLNHSRKPGQHSYEDPVLVSGTDGVGTKLKVAIQLKSYKTVGIDLVGMSVNDVLCMGAEPLFFLDYLALGKDDPDLVASLVEGVAKGCEECGAALLGGETAIMPDIYAAGDFDMAGFCTGVVERKRLIDGKAVKPGDVLIGLPSSGFHSNGYSLVRKVVFEVAKLKVDQQIPELGTTVGEALLKPTRLYVRQVLSVLRRYTSRIAVSGLAHITGGGLRDNIERFLPPGAHVVIDRKSWEVPALFGWLQSLGRIDREEMYKVFNMGIGFVLIVRPQFAASIEKQLVALGENPVRIGEVKSGEAGVEYVG, from the coding sequence ATGGCTTCGTTGACATACGAATCTGCAGGGGTTGATCTCAAGCTTTACGACGAGGCGATGAAGAGACTGCCCGCGCTCATGGCTCGAACTCATACACCGCGGGTTGTGGCAATCAACGACGCCTTTGGCGGATTGTTCCGTCTCAATCACAGCCGCAAACCAGGACAGCACAGTTACGAAGACCCTGTGCTGGTTTCGGGTACCGATGGCGTGGGCACCAAACTCAAAGTGGCCATTCAGCTCAAGAGCTATAAGACGGTTGGTATCGATCTGGTGGGGATGTCTGTCAACGATGTGCTCTGCATGGGAGCCGAGCCTCTTTTCTTCCTCGATTACCTCGCATTAGGAAAAGACGATCCGGACCTTGTCGCCAGCCTCGTCGAAGGAGTTGCCAAAGGCTGCGAAGAATGTGGAGCAGCTCTCTTAGGTGGCGAAACAGCTATTATGCCGGATATCTACGCCGCTGGCGATTTTGATATGGCTGGTTTTTGCACAGGTGTCGTCGAGCGTAAGCGGCTCATCGACGGAAAAGCGGTCAAACCAGGCGATGTGCTCATTGGTTTGCCTTCCAGTGGGTTCCACTCGAATGGTTACAGCCTCGTGCGCAAGGTGGTTTTCGAAGTCGCCAAACTCAAGGTCGATCAACAGATTCCCGAACTCGGCACTACGGTCGGCGAAGCCTTACTCAAGCCCACACGACTGTATGTCCGTCAGGTGCTGAGTGTCTTGCGGCGATACACCAGCCGAATTGCGGTCAGCGGGTTGGCGCATATCACAGGTGGTGGTCTTCGCGATAATATCGAGCGATTTCTGCCTCCCGGCGCCCATGTGGTGATTGATCGAAAATCGTGGGAAGTCCCGGCACTCTTCGGCTGGTTACAGTCCTTAGGTCGTATCGACCGAGAAGAGATGTATAAAGTCTTCAATATGGGGATCGGGTTTGTCCTGATTGTCAGACCGCAGTTCGCAGCCAGTATTGAAAAGCAGCTTGTCGCTCTGGGCGAAAATCCGGTTCGTATTGGCGAAGTCAAAAGTGGCGAAGCCGGCGTGGAGTACGTGGGATGA